In Aspergillus flavus chromosome 3, complete sequence, one genomic interval encodes:
- a CDS encoding flavo protein subunit of succinate dehydrogenase/fumarate reductase (fumarate reductase flavoprotein subunit) — MALPSHCDVLVIGGGNAGFCAAISAVQSGAQKVIIIDKCPENWAGGNSYFTAGAFRTTHGGLEDLLPIVNNVDTATAHKIDMSPYTAADFTNDMERVTGKRTDRELSRVLVNDSNETVKWLAQNGVRFQLSFNRQAYEVNGRIKFWGGLALKTQDGGKGLIQDHLRTAQKLGIDVFFSTAAEKLATDPVTRAVTSVTAVHHGQVKVIKTNAVILAAGGFEANPRMRAQYLGPHWDTALVRGTPYNLGDCLEMAIRDVSAKQVGNWSGCHCVAWDANAPANTGDREISNEFTKSGYPLGIMVNRQGSRFVDEGSDLRNYTYAMVGRQILHQPGHVAFQIWDSRTISWLRKEEYRPEVVQHITASSISELAEKCAAEHGLEDKDQFERTIHEFNNAVYESQRLNDGQQWDPAVKDGLSTQSKACTLSIPKSNWALPIDQPPFLAIKVSAGITFTFGGLEVNPETAAVVSSTTNCEIPGLYCAGEMVGGLFYDNYPGGSGLTSGAVFGRRAGKAAAMASTIAVR; from the coding sequence ATGGCTCTCCCTTCTCACTGCGACGTCCTCGTCATTGGAGGCGGTAATGCCGGCTTCTGCGCCGCCATATCAGCTGTTCAATCCGGTGCCCAGAAGGTGATCATCATTGACAAATGTCCTGAAAACTGGGCAGGAGGAAATTCTTACTTTACCGCAGGAGCATTCCGGACTACCCATGGTGGTCTGGAGGATCTCCTCCCTATTGTGAATAATGTTGATACGGCCACAGCGCACAAGATTGATATGAGCCCGTACACAGCGGCTGACTTCACGAATGACATGGAGCGAGTGACAGGAAAAAGGACGGACCGCGAGCTCAGCCGAGTCCTCGTCAACGATTCGAACGAAACCGTTAAGTGGCTTGCACAGAATGGTGTCCGGTTCCAGCTTTCCTTCAACCGACAGGCGTATGAGGTGAACGGTCGGATCAAGTTCTGGGGAGGCCTGGCCTTGAAGACCCAGGACGGAGGCAAAGGGCTTATTCAAGACCACCTTCGGACGGCCCAGAAACTAGGTAttgatgttttcttctcAACGGCTGCAGAGAAGTTGGCCACGGACCCAGTGACTCGTGCTGTAACGTCGGTGACGGCTGTGCACCACGGCCAAGTGAAGGTGATCAAGACCAACGCCGTGATACTCGCTGCTGGTGGCTTCGAAGCCAATCCGCGGATGAGGGCACAGTATCTGGGGCCACATTGGGACACCGCCTTAGTTCgcggtactccgtataatTTGGGCGACTGTCTTGAGATGGCCATTCGCGATGTATCAGCCAAACAAGTGGGCAACTGGTCCGGGTGTCACTGCGTGGCGTGGGACGCAAATGCACCCGCCAATACAGGAGACCGCGAGATCTCCAATGAGTTTACCAAGTCCGGCTACCCATTAGGGATCATGGTCAATCGTCAAGGCTCTCGATTTGTGGACGAAGGCTCGGATCTACGCAACTACACATATGCCATGGTCGGACGGCAGATCCTGCATCAACCGGGTCATGTTGCATTCCAAATCTGGGACTCGCGGACAATCTCCTGGCTGCGGAAGGAAGAGTATCGACCAGAAGTGGTGCAGCATATCACAGCCTCGTCGATATCAGAGCTGGCAGAGAAATGTGCGGCGGAACATGGTTTGGAAGACAAGGACCAGTTCGAGCGGACGATCCATGAGTTCAATAACGCTGTTTATGAAAGCCAACGGCTGAATGATGGCCAGCAATGGGATCCGGCCGTAAAAGACGGCCTCTCAACTCAGTCAAAAGCATGTACGCTCAGCATCCCCAAGTCCAATTGGGCGTTGCCTATCGACCAGCCTCCGTTCCTTGCTATAAAGGTCAGTGCGGGTATCACCTTTACATTTGGTGGTTTGGAGGTGAATCCAGAAACAGCTGCTGTAGTTTCGTCTACGACAAACTGTGAAATTCCCGGGCTGTACTGCGCTGGGGAGATGGTTGGGGGACTCTTCTATGACAATTATCCCGGAGGCAGTGGGTTGACGTCGGGGGCGGTTTTTGGACGCAGGGCAGGGAAAGCTGCTGCGATGGCTTCTACGATAGCTGTACGATAA